The DNA region TTTCGCAGCGCGCATGTGCGGTAAGCGGCGTAGAGTTTACTGTTGCACATGTAGCCGATCGCGTTGTGGCAGTGCCGCAAACACCTGAGTTGTTAGCATCATTAACAATCCAATTTGCTGTTTGACCTTGATAATTTACATAGTGCTGGGGTACATTCAAGCATTTATATTGCTGAAAATTACGCATCACACTCTTTTCATCTTCAGAGGGAGATCCAGGCAAAACATCTGTAAACTGAAAGCATGAATTTACTGTTGACTCAGACAACAAAATACAACAAGACTTTACCGCCACATCAGCAAATGCAACGGAAGGCAGCGCAAGAGCGGCGACGGCAAAAATAGCCGCTATTCGTTGAAAATATCTCATACTACTTTTTTAATCGTGCCTTAAATACCTCCCAACGCAAGCTATTTACACTGATATCTTGTGGCATCACTTTGGATTCAATAAAAATCGTTGGAGATGTCCCAATATTATACTGCGCTGCCAAAGCATTATCTTGTTGGATAATAGCGGCATCTTTTCCTGTTGCGAGACAGGTATTAAATCCACTGACATTCATACCTGCGGTTCTCGCATATTCTTGAAGTCTATCAACCGTTAAATCACCCGTAGCTGCCATAACAAGTCCACGAAACTCCCAAAAACGTTGTTGGTCATTTGCGCAACGTCCAGCAGCTGCGGCTAAGATGGCCGAAGGATTGTCTGAGGCTAAAATAAGATCTCTCCAAACGATTCGTGTATCAGGGATTTCGTTAATAATAGCCACGACAGCTGGCTCAAGAGACTTGGTAGAAAGATCGGTCATATCACCAAAAATCGTAACAACTACGGCATTAGTAGACGATGAACCTGTCCAAGGATCGGTTTCGCGATTAGGAGGGAGTTTTGCATCGTTTGATGGTTGCAAAAAAGTAAGCGCAGGTTTAGAGCCCGCTGGAAAATAGGACGTTGATCGTACTAAGAACTCTAAGGACGCTAAGGCAAAAAGTACGACAAGCCCGCCTATGGCAATCCAGACCATTCGATGATTCTCCATACTACAATTCAAAACGTATTAGTTGACCAGAAATTGTATCGGTAAAAATAACGGCTGAACCATCAGGTGTCGCTACCATTTGCTGAATTGCAACATCGTTAACGCTAGGGGATCCATAGACAACGGTTTCTCCTGTATCAACATTTACTCGTACTAATTGATCTGGCGTATTTGCAAAGAGTGATCGCTGTAATCCAGCGCCTGTACCCAAGCTCGTTGGTACACCGCAAATAATCTCTGATTCGTTTCTCCAGGTGCATTTATCAGCCCAAGTATTTAATTGAAGTTCACGACGGTTTGTGCCGATATCATCACCAACGGCACCGCTCACCCAAAGCGAAGGCAAATAACCGCTCCCTGATTGATAGGCACTATAAAGAAGGTTATTACCAGAAGGGGACCAGTTTGGAATAAAACCACGTCCCTCAACATCTAAGCCACGAAAATTTTCTTGATTCTTGCCCAAAAGAAGCACCTGCTGTCGATCAAAGCCTAGTGGGTTACCTGTAAATGAGTACGCAACAATTTGATCATTAGGAGACCAGCTCACATGCACTTTATCTGCATTATTTCCTAATTCTTGAATAGGCTGTGAATTTGTTCCATCTGGATTAGAAATAATCAAGAAACGATTATCTTCGTTGATACCAAGGCTTTTTGCTGCGATAGCATCATCCTGTGGCGAGAAATCAAAATCATCCCAGTGCTTAGGGAGTGTGACTTGTTTTTGTGTCTGAAAGTCATACAGCACATTATTACCATCCGGATAACTCAAAACTGCTTTATCCGAGTTGTTTCCCCAAGCAACTTGATCAACACCATAAAATGTCTGCGACGAAAGATCGGTTACGCTACCATCAGCATTAACACGGTAAAACTTACCAGAAAGCGGGTCATAACCTCGTAACGCACCCGAGTTTGACATGGCAATATTTCGTGAGACGTCAGATCGGAGTACGGTTGATCTTTGCTGGGTCGGAATACCCGTTGGCAACAATGGATTAAAGGGTCGTCTTTGATTAACCGGCAAAACACCCGTACCACCAGGATCAGTACCCGTTGTTGAGACACCGCCAGGACCACTTGTAGGCAATTGTCCAGGCGTTGTTGAAGTGGATGATGGTGGGCGTAAAATAGGGGACTCTCCCTTAAAAAAGAGGATATAGAGACCAAATCCTGCGCCAATCACGATTACAAGAAAGGCGAAGATAAAAAGTGCGCGTTTTAAATTCTCATTCATAGACTTATTGTAACACGGATGACAGGGCATTATCGAATACGGCACGGATTGGCTCAGGGAGAATAGCGCGAGCAGCAGCAAAAACCGCTAAGAAAAAGACGATCGGCTGAATAATGACCCAAATCATAGAAAGTATACTTACGATATCAACAAGAATCGTAAGCAATATCTTCCAAGCTGGTTGTTTGCCTTCGATAAAGACTTCGTAGTTCCAAATAGCAAAGACGGCTAATAAACCGATGCCGGTTCCTGCCATGGTCGCTTTGAGCCACTTCTTGCCAGCTTTTCTTGCCATGGCTTTTCTGTTTTTTCCGTCTCATCGTCTGTATCAGCGTCTTGAAGCGCTTTTTCTTGCAGGAATCTTTTTATAAAATTTGCTTGCGATCGAGCAAAGGCAATGGCATTTTGCTGATCTCGTTCTTCTATGCTCTGCGGAGCATCATATGTTTGACGATCATCGTACTCTTGTTCATAAGCGTATTCATCAGCGTATTCATTTTGTTGCGGTTCTTCGGGATAGACCTCTTCTTCATCGCTATACTCTTCATTAGCACCACTGCTGTGGATCGCTTGCATACGGCTATCAGAAGCTTTTTGTTCTGCGCCATAGATATCTTCGTCATTTTCTTCTTCTTGTGGCTGTAATGCGGGATTTGATAGGGTAGGAAGCACCGTTTGACCGCTATTTTGATTTGCTGGACGTTGACGATCACGAAGATACGAAAGCGCTCTTTCGGTATCTCCGCTTTGTCTTGGCATATTACCAAGCTGGCGTACCGTTGGTACGCTATTTGGTTGCCGTGTAGGTGTAGGGAGCTTACGCGCTGGCTCAGCCATGCCCTAATGATATCATGAAACCTTCAATCCTTGCTTGGTCAGTTTTACTGAGGCTTTTTTCTTGGTTGTTTTTAGGAGGTGAGGGGCAAGTACGGTCATCAACTCACGTTCAACGACGCTACGTAATGAACGTGCGCCTTCTTGTGTAGATGCTGGACGCTGCAAAAGCCATTCTAGAACGTCATCAGAAAGCGTTAGAGCAACTTTTCGAGATTCACGAAGGCGTTTTGCTAGCGCATCAACCTCTTTACGTAAAATCTTTTTGAGGGACTTTTGATCCAATGGCTGAAAGACAATCACTTTATCCAAACGACTAAGAAGCTCTGGTTTAAAGCGTTCTTTTAATTCTCCTTGGATCATTGCTGTAAATCCTCTTGCATCGGCATCACCAAATCCGAGGGATTTACGTTTTGCGAGTTCGGCGCCAGCATTTGACGTCAACACAATATACGAATGCTTAAATGGGATTTTTTTGCCCACGCCATCGGTCATATAGCCATCCTCCAAAGCCTGCAATAACAAGTTTTGTACATCTGGATGTGCTTTTTCGAATTCATCAAATAGTAAAACAGCGTGAGGATGTTTACGAATCGTGTCAGAAAGACGATTACCTTCGCGATAACCGACATAACCAGCAGGGGAGCCAAGCATCTTAGAGATAGAATGCCCCTCGGAGAACTCTGACATATCAAGCTTAACGAGAGCATCCTCTTTACCAAAAAGGGACTTTGCAAGAGCTTTTGCCATCGCCGTTTTACCAGTGCCTGATGGACCGACAAAGAGAAGACTTGCACGTGGACGGGCATTATCTGTTAGGCCTAAACGTGCATGACGCACAATTTGTGCAACATCTTGAATGGCTTCATCTTGTCCAACGATATCTTTTGCAAGAATATTTTCTAGATCTAATAGCTGCGCTTGTTCGGTTTGCTCGATAATCTCAAGCGGGACACGTGATAAACGAGATACCACAAGTGAGATATCGCTCATCTCAACAGATGCACGATCTTTTTTACGGTTTGCTTCAAAGGTTTTTTGATAGTCATTATACTGCGCTCTCAAGCGCTCTACATCTTTTGCGGCTTTTGAAGCAGCTTCCATATCACCTTTTTCGATTGCTTGTGATTTGAGCATTTCTGTTGCTCCAATGCCCACCTCAAGCGAACGTAGCATCTCCATTTCTGTATGCGAAGAACGCCGTGCGTTTACGATCGCGGCGCTTTCATCTAAAACATCGATTGCTTTGTCAGGAAAGTGTCGGTCCGTAAGGTAACGATGCGCAAGATTGACGGCGTAGTCTAATGTTCCTTTTGAGAACTTCACGCCATGATGTGTTTCATAACGGGTTTTAATACCCTTCAACATCGTGAGTGTGTCTTTTACAGACGGCTCTTCTACGTCAATTGGTTGAAAACGACGATCGAGCGCAGCGTCTGGCTCTAGATGCTTTTTGTATTCTGCATTTGTCGTAGCACCGATACAACGAATCTCCCCACGCGCAAGCGCAGGCTTTAGCATATTTGCCGCATCCATAGACCCTGATGTTGATCCAGCGCCAATAAGCGTGTGGATTTCATCAATAAACAAAATAGCATTTTTATCTTGTTTTACTTCTTCTACGAGTTGTTTTAAACGCGCTTCAAATTCACCTCGATACATGGTACCGGCAACCATCAACGCCAAATCAACAGCATAGAGACGCTTTCCGAAAAGAATATCTGGCACCTCACCAGCCGCTAAGCGTTGTGCTAAGCCTTCTACAATAGCTGTTTTACCCGTACCTGGCTCCCCAAGCAGAATTGGATTATTTTTTGTGCGGCGGCATAAAATCTCAAGCAAGCGATCCGTTTCTTTATCGCGTCCAATAACGGGGTCGAGTGTTGCAACATGCTCAGGTGCCGTTAACTCACGCGTAAAGACTTCGAGAGCTTTTGGCTTTTTTTCACGTCCTGGACGTGTTGAAGCAAGTGACGGGTCTTGTCGACTAAAACTTGGATTTGGTCCAGCGTCGGGCGATGGGTCAGCTGGTTCGCCGTCTTCATCGGATTCGATGGTATTCTCGGCCATCTTTTCTGTAAATTCTGGAAAACGAGACGTTGATTGTAAAACGCCACGCAATTGCTCCTTTGCGAGTTGCTGATCTAATCCATGACTATTTAAAAAGATAATGACGTCTTCTGGTGCGATTTCAATAATCGCCAATAACAAATGTTCGGTACCTATGTAACGATGTTCGTGTAGATGCGCGAGAAGGACAGCCTTTTCGAGAATACGCTTTACGATCGCCGAAAGATCAGGAGCAATCGCGGCTCCTGGCTCATGGGGCGTAGGTGTGCCACGAAACTCACGTTCTGCTTCTTCTGTTAGCATTGATGCTTTGCTAAGGACTTCGGCTGCAATAGACGAGGACTCTTGCAAAAGACCCACAATCAAATCACCAGGCGAAACCTGGTCACGACCAGAAGAAATCGTAAAAGCCAAAGACTTTTGCAAAGCTTCTTTGAGGTGATGCGTAAAACGTGAAAGGAGGTCTGGTTGCAGCATAGGTGGAGGGTTAACGGGCTTCGCCCATGAGTTTCAATCTCTTAATACGTTCTTCTACTGGAGGATGTGTTGAAAAAAGCGAAGCAATTTTTTTGCTATTACCGAATGGACTCGAAATCCATAAATGCGATGTTGCCGTAGAGGACCTTGCGAGTGGCTGTGCATTAGCTGAGATTTTTGCAAGTGCCGAAGCGAGACCATCTGGATAACGTGTAAGCAATGCGCCGGATGCGTCTGCAAGATACTCACGTTGGCGACTAATAGCGAGCTTAATGATTTCTCCAATAATAGGGGAGAGAATGAGAAATACGATACCGAGAATCATAAAGATACCACCGCCGCTATTATTATTCTTGGATCTATTACCACCTAAACCAATACGAAAGAATAGATCACCCATGAGTGACAATGCACCCACCATAACAGCGACGAGTACCATATAGAGCGTGTCACGATTTTGCACATGAGAAAGCTCATGTGCAGCCACACCCTCGAGCTCTTCGTTTTCGAGCAGGGAGATAATTCCTGTCGTAAAGGCGACAGATGCGAGCTCAGGATTTCGGCCGGTAGCAAATGCGTTTGGCGCCGTGTCTTCGATCACATAAAGCTTAGGCATTGGCATGCCAGCGGTAATCGTCAGATTCTCAACGATATTCCAAAGATAAGGATATTGATCACGTGACTTGATTTGTTTAGCGCCTGTTGTCGCAAGCACAACCTTATCACCAGCAAACCAAGAAAACGCGGTCATACCAAGTGAAATCAATAAAGCGAAGACGAGTCCGGCATAACCGGACCCGTTTAGCGCTCCATAGACATAACCCGCCGCAGCGAGCACACCCGTGAAGACCGCGATCAGTAAAACGCTTTTGCGTTTGTTTGATGCGATGTGGTTGTACATTGTTTAGAACTGAACGTTTGGCGTTGCGCGTTCTGCTTCATTGGTAAGTTCGAAGAACTCACGCTTTACAAAACCAAGCATGCCAGCGATCAAGTTAGTAGGGAAGACCTGCAACTTTGTGTTGAAGTCACGAACATTGCCATTGTAGAAACGGCGTGAAGCTTGCACTTTGTTTTCTGTGTCAGACAATTCGTCTTGAAGCTTTAAGAAACCTTCGTTTGCTTTAAGCTCAGGATATGCCTCAACAACAGCAAAGAGTGACTTAAGCGTACCAGCGAGCATGTTTTCTGCTTCACCTTTTGCTTGAGGACCAGTTGCATTCATTGCAGCATTACGAGCGGCGATGACTTTTTCGAGCGTACCGGACTCATGCGTGGCGTATCCCTTTACCGTGTTAACAAGGTTAGGAATCAAATCATAACGACGCTTTAATTGAACATCGATATCTGACCAAGCTTCGTCTGTTTGGTTACGAAGTGTGATGAGACCGTTATAAACACCAATTGCCCAAAGCGCAGCAACAACCAAGACACCGAGTAAAATCCACAATACAATCATATTTTTGGCTAAAGTAAGCTAAATATTTAGCGCCTAAAAGGCTTACCTATAGAATAGCATGACTACAGGTGGGGTCAACACTATTGTTCTATAATATTCTCCCTACTCTCCGTGTGAACGAAGAGCTACACCCTTTCATGAGGAACTTTGTCATAGATCGAGCGACTTCCGCCCTTGTGCTATCCTGCTATTATATGAGGTCATCTAGCATTAGATTTTATGCGTAATATTGAAAATCCGTTCATTCCACCAAGCGAGAAAAAGTCGACTTCGTTCTTTGCGGAGAGGAACAAACCTAAACCAAAAAATACCACAAGCTTCTGCTGAAACTATGGTTGATCTTGAGGATAGATTTGTCGTTAAAGAGTATTTGGGCGTGAAGATGGATTATGAGACGCGGACATTTCTAAAGGCTCTGATAGACCAAGGGGAGAAGAGGAGGTTATGTCGTTAGTAAAGAAGGTTATCAGAGAAAAAATGAGAAAATGCGTGCAATAAATGAAGATGGCGCACTTACACATTTTAATTACGGGAACCTGGAAATTGCCCAGCTTCCCAAATTACCGTCCACTCTTGAAAGTCTTTATTGCTATTGTTCGAGCTAAAAACCCTTCCGGAGCTACCAGAAGGACTAAAAACACTCAATATCGAAGGTAGTACGCGAATAAAATCTCTTCCTACACTTCCAGAAGGCCTTGAAGAACTTATTCTTACAAGTACTGAGATTCCTCGGCTACCCAACCTACCCTCATCGCTTCTCGTGCTCGATTGCTCTTGGAATCCCATCGCGCTAGATCCAGAGTATCAAGCAGAGCTAAAAGCACAGCGTCCAGGCTTAGAGATCATTGCTCATGTTTCTTGATACCCCAAACTATGGAATTCAACCCTTTCGCTAAAAACAACCTCCCTTCTGTTTCGATGTTTGCTAAAGAAAAGAAGAAAACGATACGAGCCACTGCCGAGGTAGTGGATGATCTTGAACGCAAATACTTGATTGAGGAATTTCTGGGTGTCGATATGAACTTTAAAACACGTCAGTTCTTTAAAGAGTTGGTTGGACGGGTAGGGAGTCAGACGTGAAGATCATATTGGGGAATATTTTTACCTTTTTCTCTCCAAAAGGTGAGCTTTTTTGTCTCGACTTATCGAATATCTCTCTTGCAAAAGACAAAGCATTCATCGATCAACTAAAAGTAGACTTTCCAGATATTGAAGTCGTGCTGTAAGCTCTATTATTGCCTTTTTTCGAGTGTCTACTGCCCTTATGCTATCCTCTCCCCATATGCAGCCATCTATATTTAAATCTTACGATATTCGTGCGCTTTCGCCAGGAGAAATTGAGATTTCTGATGCGGAGAGGATTGGGCGAACGCTCGGAGCGATCTATAAACCAAAACGCGTGATAGTTGGACATGATATGCGTACAACTTCACAAGAGCTTGAGGAAGCGTTGATAGAAGGCTTGCGTTCACAAGGCGCTGATATCGTTAGAATAGGATTGTGCTCAACGCCGATGTTTTATTTTGCCATGACCGAAGCACGAGAGAGTGTAGATCTAGGCGTGATGGTTACGGCATCTCATAATCCGTCTGAGTATAATGGATTCAAGATGATGCTAGGTAATGGCTTACCCATTGGTCAGGGGAGTGGCATGGAAGACATTCGTGACATGGCTTGCTCTGAGATGCCTATCCCGCATGCAGCACAAACCGGATCTGTTACTGATGATGAGCACGTATTAGAGCATTATATCGAAAAGATGTGGCAGCTTTCTGGTTTAGCAGGTGATTTTTCTGATTTACGTATCGCTGTAGACGCGGGCAATGGCATGAATGGTCACACCCTACCAAAACTTCTTGGACGCTTGCATGGTGCGCATATCGAAAAGCTCTATTGGGACCTTGACGGACGTTTTCCAAATCACGAAGCAAACCCTGTAAAAACAGAAACGCTGGATGCATTGCGCGCTGTGATGAAAAAACATCAATGCCACGTTGGCTTTGCTTTTGATGGCGATGGTGATCGTATTGGTGTTGTTGATGAAGAAGGAACCCCGATTCCGGGCGATATGTTGGGCGCGCTTTTATCCCAAGAGATTTTGCGTGATCATCTACAAGCAACCATTCTTTATGATTTGCGTTCATCATCAAGCCTACCTGAACTCATCACATCACTAGGTGGCACAGCAAAAATGTGTCGCGTCGGTCATGCCCACATTAAAAAACAACTTATTGAAGAAAACGCCGCTTTTGCTAGTGAGCTCTCCATGCACTTTTACTTTGGTGATTTACGCGGATCCGAAGCCACTGATCTTGTCTTGCTCCTTGTCTTAAAATTCATGCAGCGTGAAGGCAAACCTCTCTCTCAACTTTGGAAGCCATTAAAAAAGTACGCTCATTCAGGCGAAATCAATTTTAAAGTCGCTGATACACAAGCAACTATCGAGCGGATTCAAGAACATTTTGTATCTAAGGCAAAAGACATTATTACCATTGATGGTGTGCGCATGAACTTTGAAGGCTGGTGGTTTTCGGTACGCGCATCTAATACGGAACCGCTTTTACGCTTAAATCTTGAAGCGAAGACCGTAGAAGAGATGGAGGCGCATAAAAAAGAGTTGACTGATCTTATTTACTAGTATGCTCGGGCTTTTTGATTCGGGTTTAGGCGGACTTACCGTAGCAAAAGCGGTGCTCGAAGCTTTTCCTGACACAGATTTACTTTATCTTGGTGATACGGCTCGCGCACCTTACGGAAATAAAGGCCGTGAGCTCATCCAACAATATGCATTAGAAAATGCGCGTTGGTTGATTGAACATGGCGCAACGTCAATTGGCATTGCCTGCAATACCGCTTCGGTAGCGGCTACCGAACTCTTGCGAGAAACATTTCCAGAAATACCTATTTATAATGTGATTGAGCCGGTGATTTCTGAAATCAAAAAACTACAACCAAAGTCCGTAGCGATATTAGGCACACGTGGGACTCTTGCCTCACACGTTTACCAAGATTCTATTCGCGAAATAACAAGCGACATTCGTATCGAAGCGATCGCTTGTCCATTATTTGTCCCATTTGTGGAGGAGGGGATGAGTGACTCGCCAGAAGTGCTTAGTATCGCAAAAAAATACCTTGCCCCGCTTAGAGAACATCCACCGGAGCTTCTCGTGCTTGGCTGCACTCATTATCCTTTTTTAGAAAAGGTCATCGCTGAGCTTTTACCATCAACAAAGATCTTAAACGGTCCTGCGCTTTTCGCGGCTTCACTTCAAACTCCTTTACCCCCTTCTACGAGAAAGAGCGCGCAACAAAGCTTTTATTTCACCGATTTACCTACACATACAAAAGATCTCGCGCAGAGATGGCTGAATTGCGATGAAGGTGTTATCTCGCACGTACCTTCTTAGTCTCTCGATCCTCTCCAGCCTCGCCGCGGAGCGAAGAGGTACACGGCCTTACTGTCATCTCGACCGACTGAGCAAAGCGAAGAAGTGGAGAGATCTCGCAGCACGGGCAGATGCCTCCACTCCTCCTTACGTCGTCGGTCGGCATGACGGAAGCGTAACCCTTCGTTCACACGGAGGGACAGGGAGGATAACGAAGCGAGGGCGGATGCACCTTTCACCTCCTCTGTACGAAAGACGTTATTTTTGCTATTTTCTCCCCATGTCTGTCTTGATTTTTCTCCTCATTTTATCGGTTCTTGTTCTTGTTCACGAGCTTGGTCACTATGTTGCCGCTCGTATTTTTGGCGTAAAGGCCGAAGAGTTTGGCTATGGCTTTCCTCCTCGTGCTATTGGTTTTGTAAAAGTCGGTAAAAAATGGAAGCGCGTTTCTGGTTCGGACCAACGTAACTATGAAAATACCGTCTGGTCTCTTAATTGGTTGCCTTTAGGTGGATTTGTGAAATTAAAAGGCGAACAAGGTGACGGTACAGATCAACCGGACTCGTTTCAATCAAAAGCTGGTTGGAAGAAATTTATCATTCTTGCCGCTGGCGTCTTTATGAATTGGTTACTCGCATCGGCGATTTTTGCTTTTGGCTTTGCCTCTGGAGTGCCAGCTGAGCTTTCAGGATTGCCGCAAAACGCGATTATCACCAACCAACATATCGAAATCACCGAGATTGTTGCCGGGAGTGCCGCACGCGAAGCAGGCCTTGAAGCAGGAGATTACATTTTGACACTTGATAACCGTCAACCAACAAATGCAGACGACGCTCAACTCATCCTAAAAGGATACGGCGAAAATCAACCCATTAATTTCACTATTCGACGTGATGGCGAAGAAAAAGTGATTACAACTTCAGCAAAATTCTTACCCGAACTTGAGCGTGCGGGCTTTGGTATCGCGATTACAGATATTGGTATTGTAAAGTTTCCGTTCTTCTCGGCAATTGGACAAGGATTTGTGACAGCCACCTCTTATGCAGGTGCGATTATCGCAGGATTCGGACAGCTCATTCATGATCTCTTTTCTGGCGGTGGTCAGGCAGCAGATGTGTCCGGACCTGTTGGTATCGCAATTATTACTGGCCAAGTCTCAGAACGTGGCTTTTGGGCATTGATACAATTTACCGCCATCCTCTCGTTAAACCTTGCTGTTATCAACTTCTTACCAATCCCAGCTCTTGATGGTGGACGTGCGCTTTTTGTCATTTTTGAGACGCTACGTCGCAAAAAGAACGATCCTCGTATCGA from Candidatus Nomurabacteria bacterium includes:
- a CDS encoding DsbA family protein, with translation MENHRMVWIAIGGLVVLFALASLEFLVRSTSYFPAGSKPALTFLQPSNDAKLPPNRETDPWTGSSSTNAVVVTIFGDMTDLSTKSLEPAVVAIINEIPDTRIVWRDLILASDNPSAILAAAAGRCANDQQRFWEFRGLVMAATGDLTVDRLQEYARTAGMNVSGFNTCLATGKDAAIIQQDNALAAQYNIGTSPTIFIESKVMPQDISVNSLRWEVFKARLKK
- a CDS encoding ATP-dependent Clp protease ATP-binding subunit, coding for MLQPDLLSRFTHHLKEALQKSLAFTISSGRDQVSPGDLIVGLLQESSSIAAEVLSKASMLTEEAEREFRGTPTPHEPGAAIAPDLSAIVKRILEKAVLLAHLHEHRYIGTEHLLLAIIEIAPEDVIIFLNSHGLDQQLAKEQLRGVLQSTSRFPEFTEKMAENTIESDEDGEPADPSPDAGPNPSFSRQDPSLASTRPGREKKPKALEVFTRELTAPEHVATLDPVIGRDKETDRLLEILCRRTKNNPILLGEPGTGKTAIVEGLAQRLAAGEVPDILFGKRLYAVDLALMVAGTMYRGEFEARLKQLVEEVKQDKNAILFIDEIHTLIGAGSTSGSMDAANMLKPALARGEIRCIGATTNAEYKKHLEPDAALDRRFQPIDVEEPSVKDTLTMLKGIKTRYETHHGVKFSKGTLDYAVNLAHRYLTDRHFPDKAIDVLDESAAIVNARRSSHTEMEMLRSLEVGIGATEMLKSQAIEKGDMEAASKAAKDVERLRAQYNDYQKTFEANRKKDRASVEMSDISLVVSRLSRVPLEIIEQTEQAQLLDLENILAKDIVGQDEAIQDVAQIVRHARLGLTDNARPRASLLFVGPSGTGKTAMAKALAKSLFGKEDALVKLDMSEFSEGHSISKMLGSPAGYVGYREGNRLSDTIRKHPHAVLLFDEFEKAHPDVQNLLLQALEDGYMTDGVGKKIPFKHSYIVLTSNAGAELAKRKSLGFGDADARGFTAMIQGELKERFKPELLSRLDKVIVFQPLDQKSLKKILRKEVDALAKRLRESRKVALTLSDDVLEWLLQRPASTQEGARSLRSVVERELMTVLAPHLLKTTKKKASVKLTKQGLKVS
- a CDS encoding M48 family metalloprotease — encoded protein: MYNHIASNKRKSVLLIAVFTGVLAAAGYVYGALNGSGYAGLVFALLISLGMTAFSWFAGDKVVLATTGAKQIKSRDQYPYLWNIVENLTITAGMPMPKLYVIEDTAPNAFATGRNPELASVAFTTGIISLLENEELEGVAAHELSHVQNRDTLYMVLVAVMVGALSLMGDLFFRIGLGGNRSKNNNSGGGIFMILGIVFLILSPIIGEIIKLAISRQREYLADASGALLTRYPDGLASALAKISANAQPLARSSTATSHLWISSPFGNSKKIASLFSTHPPVEERIKRLKLMGEAR
- a CDS encoding LemA family protein, with protein sequence MIVLWILLGVLVVAALWAIGVYNGLITLRNQTDEAWSDIDVQLKRRYDLIPNLVNTVKGYATHESGTLEKVIAARNAAMNATGPQAKGEAENMLAGTLKSLFAVVEAYPELKANEGFLKLQDELSDTENKVQASRRFYNGNVRDFNTKLQVFPTNLIAGMLGFVKREFFELTNEAERATPNVQF
- a CDS encoding phosphomannomutase/phosphoglucomutase, whose product is MQPSIFKSYDIRALSPGEIEISDAERIGRTLGAIYKPKRVIVGHDMRTTSQELEEALIEGLRSQGADIVRIGLCSTPMFYFAMTEARESVDLGVMVTASHNPSEYNGFKMMLGNGLPIGQGSGMEDIRDMACSEMPIPHAAQTGSVTDDEHVLEHYIEKMWQLSGLAGDFSDLRIAVDAGNGMNGHTLPKLLGRLHGAHIEKLYWDLDGRFPNHEANPVKTETLDALRAVMKKHQCHVGFAFDGDGDRIGVVDEEGTPIPGDMLGALLSQEILRDHLQATILYDLRSSSSLPELITSLGGTAKMCRVGHAHIKKQLIEENAAFASELSMHFYFGDLRGSEATDLVLLLVLKFMQREGKPLSQLWKPLKKYAHSGEINFKVADTQATIERIQEHFVSKAKDIITIDGVRMNFEGWWFSVRASNTEPLLRLNLEAKTVEEMEAHKKELTDLIY
- the murI gene encoding glutamate racemase, which translates into the protein MLGLFDSGLGGLTVAKAVLEAFPDTDLLYLGDTARAPYGNKGRELIQQYALENARWLIEHGATSIGIACNTASVAATELLRETFPEIPIYNVIEPVISEIKKLQPKSVAILGTRGTLASHVYQDSIREITSDIRIEAIACPLFVPFVEEGMSDSPEVLSIAKKYLAPLREHPPELLVLGCTHYPFLEKVIAELLPSTKILNGPALFAASLQTPLPPSTRKSAQQSFYFTDLPTHTKDLAQRWLNCDEGVISHVPS
- a CDS encoding site-2 protease family protein produces the protein MSVLIFLLILSVLVLVHELGHYVAARIFGVKAEEFGYGFPPRAIGFVKVGKKWKRVSGSDQRNYENTVWSLNWLPLGGFVKLKGEQGDGTDQPDSFQSKAGWKKFIILAAGVFMNWLLASAIFAFGFASGVPAELSGLPQNAIITNQHIEITEIVAGSAAREAGLEAGDYILTLDNRQPTNADDAQLILKGYGENQPINFTIRRDGEEKVITTSAKFLPELERAGFGIAITDIGIVKFPFFSAIGQGFVTATSYAGAIIAGFGQLIHDLFSGGGQAADVSGPVGIAIITGQVSERGFWALIQFTAILSLNLAVINFLPIPALDGGRALFVIFETLRRKKNDPRIEAAVHQIGFLVLLGLILIVTLKDLQKYGSSIWSGLLGVFGI